AGATATATCtattttcttagtattttcaGAAAGTCAAATTTTGGCATCGTTgatctcttctctttttgttttctctatttcattagtttatgctattatttatttatttatttatttatttatttattttagtttttttaaaattatatggcCCTCTGCCACATAAAAGATCAACAATGCTCACATTTCCAACATGTGTTCTCAAGGGGCAAAGTTCTTGATTTCCTTTATGAAAGAGAAATTCCAGATTCAGCAAATGTGTTTTGTGTTTAGTTGGATAAGttattaatgaatatttgttgattaataCTTTAATATAATTCTGGGAAAAATCACATGGAGAACAATTCCTAGTTCTGGAAGTCAACTCTACATATTGAGAACACTGTTTGTTGCAGAGTCTGATAATGGAAATTATATTTCCAAATCAAAATATCATAGTATTAAAATTAGAAGAGCTATGGCAAAACTGAGATGGAGTATTTGAAATTAGATATTTAAAAGTCTGAGATACATGGTTCTTATTTCTCATTCTAAAAATATACCCTGAAACCAAGGAAATGGTTTCTACATATGTCCTAAGATTGAGCTGCCTCTCTCACCTTTTCTGTTACTTCCCTAGGTCAATGACAGAAGTAGAAGATGTAGATATGGCTCTATCTTGTTCTCATCACAGTAATACCAGAGGGGAAATTACCATATTCTGTTTCAAGTAGATCATTTACTCATTTCTAATTACTCCCTTTGTTCAACAACCCCCTTGAATCAGAAATCATTCAGGAATGGGATCCCAAGGGCTCCAAGAGCATTTAAATTTCCACATATGAGAAAACAATGTAGCTATTAGTGTCTTGGAAGAAATcattgcagaaggcagagggaCTTTCAGCTTTGTGTCATTTAATCTGAGTTTATTTCACTAAGAAGAAAGAACTTTCCAGATCATGAGAGGGGATCTCTGACCCTGGCTTATGGTGCGATGTCAAAGGCAAATTTGGGCAGAAGATCCTAGAGACACATAAAAAAGGATCAAACCTCCTCCTTGTAAGTCACATAAGTGCCACcttcgtctctctctctctctttcttgtaagtcctcttttcttcctcaggTATCCATCGGAGCGGAGAATTTTGAGTCGGTTTATAAATTGTCTCAGAGTCCAGGATGAACAGGAACTTGGGGCTACTGGGCACAAGAATAGGACATTGTTTGCTGGGTTTGTCATTTACCTTATCACATTGGCTCACCAACTCCAAAACTCCTTTCTTATTATTTCCCTCATCAATCTGGGGTTTGGTCTTGattcaaaatgatgaaaagaTTGGGCACTTAAATGAGCCTACCCTTGGACAACTTCAGTCCAATTCTTTCTGTAATGTGTGAGTTCTTTTAATAAAACATCCAGGACATTTTTGGAAACAGTATAGATTACGTAGCTCTTGTTTTGGATTATCTTTTGTAACACCATGCAGAGCTTCTTCTTGGGTACAGGTGCCATGTAGGTAAACATAGACACTCCACATATTCAGAGAATGGTGCAAAGGAGGAACAGCTCTATGATCAAGCTTCTTTACAGGGTGGTTTAGGAAGACTAATATCTGATACTGTCATGTAAGTCCttgtacaaaacaaaacaattaaatgatATCCATTGTTTCCAGTTATTCAGTGAGCTGTTTCACCATCtcattaatcaaatatttattaagaacctaCTCTGTGCCGGGCAGTGTTTTCTGCACTGAGGATATATAGCAGTACATGTCAAAAAGTATTTACTCTtctagacgtgtgtgtgtgtgtgtgtgtgtgtgtgtgtgtgttgtgtggcAGTGTTTCATGGGGAGACAAGTTGGGTTATCATTACTTACTAAGGAGAAACAGGAATATTTTTAGAGCCTGGTgacatcaaaaggaaaaatataaatatagcagGGGCGGGGGGCAACATTTGACAAGGCCAGTAATGCCACAGTCCATCACACATGTGCACAGTGGAAAGACTTatgtcaagaaaaaaaacaggattTAAATCCTTAGTTCTGCCATTTATAGTAACCACAATTTAGGAGAGTTGTTTAGCTTTTCTAATGCTCAGATGTTTCCTTTCCTACAGATTTACCTCAAAAGGATACATGAACTGAGACCATGTTACATAAGCATTTCAAACTGTAATGCAGTGATTGTTCAACCCTATGGCTCTCCAAAGAACAGagagataaaatataattttgtcagTAGTAGTGGTTCACAAATATACTGATTCTCAAGTTTCATATCCAGAGACATTAAAGAGCCTTTGGCTAATTTTGAGGCTTCTGATACCCCTCCACTCTGAGGGAGCATATGTTTGTATGGGGACGGACCATCTCTATAAAATCCTTGCtccaacatatttttttcagtattgttttaaaaaagagtgtTTGCATTTAGAATcagtacaataaaatatttgGCACAGAAACTATGAAGTTTGCCATGGTGGCTACATTCCAGTTTAAATGCTCTGTAATTTGGATCATAAGTAGTATTTCCATAACTTTGAAccaaaatgttatcatttaaaTCACACGTTTCATTTCCCCAGTATGTTCACTCCATTGCCATCAAGCCAGGACATTCTTCCGTGTCCtctgcttccttttcctccctcaggAACAGATGAAGAACTGCTCAGTGGTGACTGAGTTCATCCTGCTGGGAATCCCACACACAGAGGGGCTGGAGACTATGCTTTTTGTGTTGTTCTTGACCTTCTATGTCTGCACCCTCCTGGGAAATTTCTCCATCCTTGTGGCTGTTCTTTCTTCCACTCACCTTCACACACCCATGTATTACTTTCTGGGGAACTTGTCAGTGTTTGACATGAGTTTCTCCTCTGTGACTTGTCCTAAAATGCTGCTCTACCTCTTGGGACTGAGCCCACTTATTTCCTACAAGGACTGCATCTCCCAGCTCTTCTTCTTCCATTTCCTTGGCAGCATTGAGTGCTTCTTGTATACAGTGATGGCCTACGACCGCTTCACTGCTATCTGTTATCCTCTGAGGTACACAGTCATCATGAACCCTAGAATATGTATGGCCTTGGCTGTGGGCACATGGCTGTTAGGGTGTATCCATTCCAGTATCTTGACTTTTCTCACCTTCACCTTGCCATATTGTGGTCCCAATGAAGTGCATCACTTCTTTTGTGATATCCCAGCACTCTTACCCTTGGCCTGTGCTGATACATCCTTAGCCCAGAGGGTGAGCTTCACCAATGTTGGCCTAGTATCCCTCGTCTGCTTTCTCCTAATCCTTGTAACCTACACGCGAATCGCGATCTGCATCATGCATATTCCATCAACTGAGGGCCGTCGCCGGGCCTTCTCCACATGCAGCGCCCACCTCATTGCCATCCTCTGTGCCTATGGGCCCATCATTACTGTCTACCTGCAGCCCACACCTAACCCCCTGCTGGGAACTGTGGTGCAAATTCTGATGAATCTGGTAGGACCAATGCTGAACCCTTTAATCTATACCTTGaggaataaagaagtaaaaacagCCCTGAAAAAAATACTGCACAGGACAAGCCATGTTCTTGAGATTTAAAAAGAATGTCTGGAAGGGTGGATGATATGGATTTCTTTCTGCCCCAACATAGGAAATTTTACTCTGGAATCCTCACATGTGGCTTTTTTTAGCACATGCTGAGTGGTGTGGACCAGTATGtcaaaatatttcatcattttgtttattttattttcttgtgttaCCTAAGTCCCCTCCTCATAGCCTCAAAATAACATAGTTTattgttattttgcttttcttctatGGAGAACCTCTTGCCACTAAAATGAAGGAAGGTGGACTTTGCC
The genomic region above belongs to Hippopotamus amphibius kiboko isolate mHipAmp2 chromosome 9, mHipAmp2.hap2, whole genome shotgun sequence and contains:
- the LOC130860948 gene encoding putative olfactory receptor 10D3, producing the protein MKNCSVVTEFILLGIPHTEGLETMLFVLFLTFYVCTLLGNFSILVAVLSSTHLHTPMYYFLGNLSVFDMSFSSVTCPKMLLYLLGLSPLISYKDCISQLFFFHFLGSIECFLYTVMAYDRFTAICYPLRYTVIMNPRICMALAVGTWLLGCIHSSILTFLTFTLPYCGPNEVHHFFCDIPALLPLACADTSLAQRVSFTNVGLVSLVCFLLILVTYTRIAICIMHIPSTEGRRRAFSTCSAHLIAILCAYGPIITVYLQPTPNPLLGTVVQILMNLVGPMLNPLIYTLRNKEVKTALKKILHRTSHVLEI